From Lolium perenne isolate Kyuss_39 chromosome 5, Kyuss_2.0, whole genome shotgun sequence, a single genomic window includes:
- the LOC127298314 gene encoding ornithine decarboxylase 1B, chloroplastic-like encodes MGGGSPMQAVLVAPGVKDRKVLAFKRHALKEKDAVAALMRSIAGSGVRSAFHVLDLARVLDLHGHWRRELPDVRPYYAVKCNPEPAMLGALAALGAGFDCASRREIEAVLALGVEPGSIVYANPCKPEAHIEYAAQVGVNLTTYDSEEEVAKVKRCHPGCELVLRIKGPVNGDAKVDLGVKYGALADEVVPLLRAAQRAGLAVAGVSFHVGSGGSRTDVYREAIKASRAAFDAAEALGMPPMRVLDIGGGFVAGATFHEAAAVIKEALAQHFGDLPPCIEVIGEPGRYFAETAFTLAARVIGKRTRGEVREYWIDDGVYGSLNCVLMDDYVPRPRPLNAGRPGEKTYASTVFGPTCDSLDTVITGYQLPEMSVGEWLVFHDMGAYTTGSGSNFNGFYTSDIKTFLAYCS; translated from the coding sequence ATGGGTGGAGGCAGCCCCATGCaggcggtgctggtggcaccaggGGTGAAGGACAGGAAGGTGCTGGCGTTCAAGCGGCACGCGCTCAAGGAGAAGGACGCCGTAGCCGCGCTCATGCGCTCCATCGCCGGCTCCGGCGTCCGTAGCGCGTTCCACGTCCTCGACCTCGCCAGGGTCCTCGACCTGCACGGACACTGGCGCCGCGAGCTCCCCGACGTGCGGCCCTACTACGCCGTCAAGTGCAACCCTGAGCCGGCGATGCTGGGCGCGCTGGCGGCGCTCGGCGCCGGGTTCGACTGCGCCAGCCGCCGAGAGATCGAGGCCGTGCTCGCGCTCGGGGTTGAGCCGGGGAGCATAGTGTACGCCAACCCGTGCAAGCCCGAGGCGCACATCGAGTACGCGGCGCAGGTCGGCGTCAACCTCACCACGTACGACTCCGAGGAGGAGGTGGCCAAGGTGAAGCGCTGCCACCCTGGCTGCGAGCTCGTCCTCCGCATCAAGGGCCCCGTCAACGGCGATGCTAAGGTCGACCTCGGCGTCAAGTACGGAGCGCTAGCCGACGAGGTGGTCCCGCTCCTCCGCGCCGCGCAGCGCGCGGGCCTCGCCGTGGCTGGCGTTTCCTTCCACGTCGGCAGCGGCGGGTCACGCACCGACGTGTACCGGGAAGCCATCAAGGCCTCTCGCGCGGCGTTCGACGCGGCTGAGGCCCTCGGCATGCCGCCCATGCGCGTGCTCGACATCGGCGGCGGCTTCGTGGCCGGCGCCACCTTCCACGAGGCGGCAGCAGTCATCAAGGAAGCGCTCGCCCAGCATTTCGGCGACCTCCCACCATGCATTGAGGTGATCGGCGAGCCGGGACGGTACTTCGCAGAGACTGCATTCACGCTCGCGGCGCGCGTTATCGGGAAGCGCACGCGCGGCGAGGTGCGGGAGTACTGGATCGACGACGGCGTCTACGGCTCTCTCAACTGCGTCCTCATGGACGACTACGTGCCGCGCCCGAGGCCGCTCAACGCCGGCCGCCCCGGTGAGAAGACGTACGCGTCGACGGTGTTTGGGCCGACGTGCGACTCTCTCGACACGGTGATTACGGGGTACCAGCTGCCGGAGATGAGCGTGGGGGAGTGGCTCGTGTTCCACGACATGGGCGCCTACACTACCGGGTCCGGCTCCAACTTCAACGGCTTCTACACGTCTGACATCAAGACATTCTTGGCCTACTGCAGCTAG